From one Salinibacterium hongtaonis genomic stretch:
- a CDS encoding sulfite exporter TauE/SafE family protein encodes MAPTEPRPLRYTATLVAIGAIAGILSGLFGVGGGIIIVPALVLLLGIEQRRATGTSLLAVVPISIAAAAFYVANGAIDWRVAGLLAVGIVIGGQIGSLLLAKLPQRTLRWIFIAFMLAVAVRMLLAMPESIDGALDMDAWHIILLPLIGVAFGVLAGLLGVGGGVFIVPALILGFGVGELDARGTSLVAIIPGGITSTISNLRRKNVLLREGLTVGLVGAAFTFAGGALAFLIPAGVGNILFGILLAALAIRLIVSDLRAKRKNR; translated from the coding sequence ATGGCACCGACCGAACCCCGCCCCCTGCGCTACACCGCAACCCTCGTCGCCATTGGAGCGATCGCCGGAATTCTCTCCGGGCTCTTCGGAGTCGGTGGGGGCATCATCATTGTTCCCGCCCTCGTGCTCCTCCTCGGGATCGAGCAGCGGCGGGCGACCGGCACGTCCCTGCTTGCGGTCGTGCCGATCTCCATTGCCGCGGCGGCCTTTTATGTCGCCAATGGCGCCATCGACTGGCGCGTGGCCGGGCTCCTTGCGGTGGGCATTGTGATCGGCGGGCAGATCGGCAGCCTGCTTCTAGCCAAGCTGCCCCAGCGAACGCTCCGCTGGATCTTTATCGCATTCATGCTCGCTGTGGCCGTGCGGATGCTGCTCGCCATGCCAGAGAGCATCGATGGCGCCCTCGACATGGACGCCTGGCACATCATCCTTCTCCCGCTCATCGGCGTCGCATTCGGCGTTCTCGCCGGGCTCCTCGGCGTGGGTGGCGGGGTGTTCATCGTGCCCGCCCTCATCCTCGGATTCGGGGTGGGCGAGCTTGATGCCCGGGGCACGTCGCTGGTCGCCATTATCCCCGGCGGCATCACCTCAACGATTTCGAACCTGCGCCGCAAGAACGTTCTGCTTCGCGAGGGACTGACGGTGGGACTGGTCGGCGCGGCCTTCACGTTTGCCGGGGGCGCTCTGGCGTTCCTCATCCCCGCAGGGGTGGGGAACATCCTGTTCGGAATCTTGCTTGCCGCTCTGGCGATTCGCCTGATTGTCTCTGACCTTAGGGCGAAGCGAAAGAACCGTTGA
- a CDS encoding N-acyl homoserine lactonase family protein translates to MSTVASCGAFDETWAERFALLGAPRKLVPLVLGYEPIAESLSIAGGRRDRFLLEPVTGAAIVYDDAWFLIDTGFDVDVIRDPERRRQRFNYDSYTAVVPPGDPLADQVAAAGLSWGALAACAVSHLHGDHSGGLRLVAPHAPMLVQADEWSFAVDVAGVRDVYFREDYLRPDLHVLLLDGDTVIAPGLTALDTRGHTPGHQSFRVDLADKSIVLACDAADLRECIEQVRPCGFTARPGDADAALAAIQRLAALDQEDGVEVWPGHDPDWHAWQRA, encoded by the coding sequence GTGAGTACAGTCGCATCCTGCGGTGCCTTCGACGAGACCTGGGCAGAGCGCTTTGCTCTGCTCGGCGCCCCACGAAAGCTCGTCCCGCTGGTGCTCGGTTACGAACCCATCGCGGAGTCCCTGTCGATTGCGGGCGGCCGACGCGATCGGTTTCTGCTTGAGCCGGTTACGGGGGCGGCAATCGTTTATGACGACGCATGGTTTCTCATCGATACGGGCTTCGACGTCGACGTCATTCGGGATCCGGAGCGTCGACGGCAACGCTTCAACTACGACAGCTACACCGCGGTCGTGCCGCCGGGAGACCCTCTCGCCGACCAAGTAGCGGCGGCGGGCCTCTCGTGGGGGGCGCTCGCCGCATGCGCCGTCTCACACCTGCACGGCGATCATTCCGGCGGGCTCCGCCTCGTCGCCCCTCACGCCCCCATGCTCGTGCAGGCCGATGAATGGAGCTTCGCCGTCGACGTCGCCGGGGTGCGCGATGTGTACTTTCGTGAGGACTACCTCCGCCCAGACCTCCACGTGCTTCTCCTTGACGGGGACACCGTGATTGCGCCGGGGCTTACCGCCCTCGATACCCGCGGCCACACCCCAGGTCATCAGTCATTCAGGGTCGATCTCGCCGACAAATCGATCGTGCTCGCGTGCGACGCCGCAGACCTCAGGGAGTGCATCGAACAGGTCCGCCCCTGTGGGTTCACGGCACGGCCGGGCGATGCGGATGCTGCGCTCGCCGCCATCCAACGGCTGGCCGCGCTCGATCAAGAAGATGGTGTTGAGGTGTGGCCGGGCCATGATCCCGACTGGCACGCGTGGCAGCGGGCGTGA
- the purE gene encoding 5-(carboxyamino)imidazole ribonucleotide mutase produces MPETLVSIIMGSDSDWNVMADAAALLTEFGVAHEVEVVSAHRTPDKMIAFGREAASRGIRVIIAGAGGAAHLPGMVASVTTLPVIGVPVPLARLDGMDSLLSIVQMPAGIPVATVSIGGATNAGLLAVRILASSDPVLSEAVAQYSRELESTVEGKNAALKARIGA; encoded by the coding sequence ATGCCCGAAACTCTCGTGTCCATCATCATGGGATCCGACTCTGACTGGAATGTCATGGCCGACGCCGCAGCGCTCCTCACTGAGTTCGGCGTAGCCCACGAGGTTGAGGTCGTTTCGGCGCACCGCACACCAGACAAGATGATCGCGTTCGGCCGCGAAGCTGCGAGCCGCGGCATCCGCGTCATCATCGCTGGCGCTGGCGGCGCCGCCCACCTTCCCGGCATGGTTGCCTCGGTGACGACTCTGCCCGTGATCGGTGTTCCCGTGCCACTGGCGCGGCTCGACGGCATGGATTCGCTGCTCTCCATCGTGCAGATGCCAGCCGGAATCCCCGTTGCGACCGTCTCGATCGGCGGCGCCACGAACGCTGGTCTGCTTGCCGTGCGCATTCTCGCCTCATCAGATCCCGTGCTGTCGGAGGCTGTCGCGCAGTACTCCCGAGAGCTCGAGTCGACCGTTGAGGGCAAGAACGCTGCGTTGAAGGCGCGAATCGGCGCGTGA
- a CDS encoding LCP family protein: MSDSTLPVRYPNIRSRRIMTTRAWWLVLLNVLIPGSVQVLAGNRRFGRFGLGATIVFWALALVAIVVFFINSNILIALGTNVIALTIIQIVLIAYAVLWLALSFDTLRLVRIVRAAPGARPLIAALAVIALLATAGSAAYAANLAGVARNTISEVFTSGDYAEPVDGRYNIMLLGGDAGPDREGLRPDSISVVSVDAETGSTTIIGLPRNFEQATFSEGSPMFGPFPNGYDCGDECLLGYLYTEGEQRPELYPDAEAQGSNAGTEAMRDAVEGITGLTIQYYVLIDMQGFSQLIDALGGIDIDVPERLAYGPVTSRTPYGYFEAGPQHLNGEMALWYARSRFDGNDLQRMERQRQVQEAIIQQMDPANVVTKFQAITEAGADVVKTDIPKVMLSRFVEIAAKSQSLPINALELVPPQVDTLNPDYPAIHTLVQESLLSPSPSE; this comes from the coding sequence GTGAGCGACAGCACACTTCCGGTGCGGTATCCCAACATCCGTTCTCGTCGGATCATGACCACGAGGGCGTGGTGGCTCGTGCTGCTCAACGTGCTCATCCCCGGCTCGGTGCAGGTGCTCGCCGGCAACCGCCGCTTCGGGCGTTTCGGCCTGGGCGCGACCATCGTCTTCTGGGCTCTCGCTCTCGTGGCCATCGTCGTCTTCTTTATCAACAGCAATATCCTCATTGCTCTCGGCACCAATGTGATCGCTCTCACGATCATTCAAATCGTGCTCATCGCCTATGCAGTGCTGTGGCTTGCCCTCAGCTTCGACACTCTGCGGCTGGTGCGGATCGTTCGGGCCGCCCCCGGAGCCCGCCCGCTCATCGCCGCCCTCGCGGTGATTGCGCTCCTCGCAACGGCGGGTAGTGCGGCCTACGCGGCCAACCTCGCCGGGGTCGCTCGCAACACCATTTCCGAGGTTTTCACGAGCGGGGACTACGCCGAGCCCGTCGACGGCCGCTACAACATCATGCTTCTCGGCGGCGATGCCGGGCCAGACCGTGAGGGGCTGCGCCCCGACAGCATCTCCGTCGTCAGCGTTGACGCTGAGACGGGGTCGACGACGATCATCGGCCTTCCCCGCAACTTCGAGCAGGCCACGTTCTCCGAGGGATCGCCCATGTTTGGCCCGTTCCCCAACGGCTATGACTGCGGGGATGAGTGCCTGCTCGGCTACCTCTACACCGAGGGCGAGCAGCGCCCAGAGCTCTATCCGGATGCCGAGGCACAGGGCAGCAACGCCGGAACCGAGGCCATGCGCGATGCGGTTGAGGGCATCACCGGCCTCACCATCCAGTACTACGTGCTCATTGATATGCAGGGCTTCTCGCAGCTCATCGACGCGCTCGGAGGCATCGACATCGATGTGCCTGAGCGGCTTGCCTACGGTCCTGTGACGAGTAGAACCCCGTATGGCTACTTCGAGGCTGGCCCTCAGCACCTCAACGGGGAGATGGCGCTGTGGTACGCGCGCTCGCGGTTCGACGGCAACGACCTTCAGCGCATGGAGCGGCAGCGCCAGGTGCAGGAGGCCATCATTCAGCAGATGGATCCCGCCAACGTCGTCACCAAGTTCCAGGCCATCACCGAGGCGGGGGCGGATGTCGTCAAGACCGACATCCCGAAGGTCATGCTCTCGCGGTTCGTCGAGATTGCCGCCAAGTCCCAGTCGCTGCCGATCAACGCCCTCGAACTGGTTCCGCCGCAGGTCGACACCCTCAACCCCGACTACCCGGCGATTCACACGCTCGTGCAGGAGTCCCTGCTGAGCCCGTCGCCGAGCGAGTAG
- a CDS encoding glycosyltransferase family 4 protein, with product MTIELRVIVDQLAAPVPGGIGRYTEELTRHLVETAPEGCTVAGVVSRVAEEDRNRITTLLPGLSSLISLDLPRRELAAAWRLGIPVPGRDADGDRRPMFGMTHATSALAPLFPHDRNRDAGNQTVATIHDVVPWTHPETLTRNGVAFHKTMAKRAHRHADAVVVPTHAVARELTEIMDFGDRIRVIGGAVSAKLRRPIDADARAERLGLPERYILAVGTLEPRKRLAELIRSLAHPDSVDLPLLIAGPEGWGGIDVAAVTAEAGLSPDRVRTLGFVADADLAVVIERATVFVLPSIAEGFGLPIVEAFSLGTPVVHSDATALVEVAGGAGFTVATADPESYSERLAQAISSVVNDDEALQRMRFLGLDRARAFSWEASAQQVWQLHADL from the coding sequence ATGACCATTGAGCTCCGCGTAATCGTCGATCAGCTTGCCGCCCCGGTTCCCGGCGGCATCGGCCGTTACACAGAAGAACTCACGCGTCATCTGGTTGAGACGGCGCCCGAGGGGTGCACCGTGGCGGGGGTCGTCTCTCGCGTCGCGGAAGAAGACCGCAACCGCATCACGACCCTTCTTCCCGGTCTGTCATCGCTCATCTCCCTTGACCTGCCGCGGCGGGAGCTCGCGGCCGCATGGCGGCTCGGCATCCCCGTTCCCGGGCGCGACGCCGACGGCGATCGCCGGCCCATGTTCGGCATGACTCACGCCACGAGCGCCCTCGCCCCGCTGTTTCCTCACGACCGCAACCGTGACGCCGGCAACCAGACGGTCGCCACCATTCACGATGTCGTGCCGTGGACTCACCCCGAGACCCTTACGCGCAACGGCGTTGCATTCCACAAGACAATGGCAAAGCGGGCTCACCGCCACGCCGACGCCGTTGTGGTGCCAACCCATGCCGTGGCCCGCGAACTCACCGAGATTATGGACTTTGGCGACCGCATCCGCGTGATCGGCGGCGCTGTCAGCGCAAAACTCAGACGCCCCATCGATGCCGATGCCCGGGCAGAGCGTCTGGGGCTGCCGGAGCGCTACATCCTGGCCGTGGGCACCCTCGAGCCGCGCAAGCGACTCGCAGAGCTGATCCGATCGCTGGCCCACCCCGATTCCGTTGACCTGCCGTTGCTCATTGCGGGGCCAGAAGGCTGGGGCGGCATCGACGTCGCCGCGGTCACCGCAGAGGCGGGCCTCTCCCCCGATCGCGTGCGCACCCTCGGGTTCGTTGCCGACGCCGACCTCGCCGTCGTTATCGAGCGGGCAACGGTGTTCGTCTTGCCGAGCATCGCCGAGGGTTTTGGGCTGCCGATCGTGGAGGCATTCAGCCTGGGCACCCCTGTCGTGCATTCCGATGCCACGGCACTCGTCGAGGTCGCGGGCGGTGCAGGCTTCACGGTCGCGACGGCCGACCCCGAGAGCTACTCAGAACGACTGGCTCAGGCGATCTCATCGGTCGTCAACGACGACGAGGCGCTGCAGCGCATGCGCTTTCTCGGCCTCGACCGGGCGCGCGCCTTCAGCTGGGAAGCATCCGCGCAGCAGGTCTGGCAGCTCCACGCCGACCTATAA
- the rfbD gene encoding dTDP-4-dehydrorhamnose reductase has translation MSFDPAPDPQLTILIAGANGMLGRDLQAVLAETSHTVTALGRDALDITDLDAVRAASAGHDVIINAAAYTKVDDAESDEDTAYAINATGAGNLATAAAENGAMLVQVSTDYVFDGTATTPYAETEPVNPVSAYGRTKAEGERLALENNPGRTHIVRTAWIYGEHGSNFVKTMLRLGRERDTVSVVTDQVGQPTWTVDLARRIVELVEADAPAGIYHGTNSGEASWFDFTREIFRLSGLNPDNVLPTDSATFVRPAPRPAYSVLGHDAWGRAGFSPMRPWKESLAEAIATTSIAKS, from the coding sequence ATGAGCTTTGACCCGGCGCCCGATCCGCAGCTGACCATCCTTATCGCCGGAGCGAACGGGATGCTGGGCCGAGACCTGCAGGCCGTGCTCGCCGAGACCTCCCACACCGTGACGGCACTCGGCCGTGACGCGCTGGACATCACCGACCTCGATGCCGTGCGTGCAGCATCCGCGGGTCATGACGTGATCATCAACGCCGCCGCCTATACCAAGGTCGACGACGCCGAGAGCGATGAAGACACCGCATACGCGATCAACGCGACCGGCGCTGGTAACCTCGCGACGGCGGCTGCCGAGAACGGCGCCATGCTCGTGCAGGTATCGACCGACTATGTTTTCGACGGCACGGCGACGACGCCGTACGCCGAGACGGAACCCGTAAACCCGGTCTCGGCCTACGGCCGCACCAAGGCAGAGGGCGAGCGTCTGGCCCTGGAGAACAACCCCGGCCGCACCCACATTGTGCGCACCGCCTGGATCTATGGCGAGCACGGCTCCAACTTTGTCAAAACGATGCTGCGCCTTGGTCGCGAACGCGACACGGTGAGCGTGGTGACCGACCAGGTCGGCCAGCCCACCTGGACCGTGGATCTTGCTCGCCGCATCGTCGAACTGGTGGAGGCGGATGCTCCCGCCGGCATCTATCACGGCACCAACAGCGGCGAGGCAAGCTGGTTTGACTTCACGCGGGAGATCTTTCGCTTGAGCGGGCTCAACCCCGACAACGTTCTGCCTACCGACAGCGCAACCTTTGTGCGACCCGCGCCGCGCCCCGCCTATTCTGTGCTGGGCCACGACGCGTGGGGACGCGCAGGCTTCTCGCCGATGCGGCCGTGGAAGGAGAGCCTCGCCGAGGCCATCGCGACAACGTCGATAGCGAAGTCATGA
- the rfbB gene encoding dTDP-glucose 4,6-dehydratase: protein MRILVTGGAGFIGSNFVHYVLAETEHSVTVLDKLTYAGNLASLDGLPADRFEFVKGDICDAPLVDELFARHDAVVHYAAESHNDNSLDDPRPFLDTNIIGTYTLLEAARKHDIRFHHISTDEVYGDLELDDPERFTEKTPYNPSSPYSSTKAGSDLLVRAWVRSFGVKATISNCSNNYGPYQHVEKFIPRQITNVLRGERPKLYGTGENVRDWIHANDHSSAVLTILEKGVIGETYLIGADGEKNNTEVIELILTLLGQPADAYDHVNDRPGHDLRYAIDSTRLRTELGWAPSFSDFEAGLAATIEWYRDNESWWAPQKDATEARYKAQGQ, encoded by the coding sequence GGTTTATCGGATCGAACTTTGTGCACTACGTTCTCGCCGAGACCGAGCACTCTGTGACCGTGCTGGACAAGCTCACATATGCCGGCAACCTCGCCTCTCTCGATGGCCTGCCCGCCGACCGGTTTGAGTTCGTCAAGGGCGACATCTGCGACGCTCCCCTCGTCGATGAGCTGTTTGCACGTCACGACGCGGTCGTGCACTACGCGGCGGAGAGCCACAACGACAACTCGCTTGATGACCCGCGGCCGTTCCTCGACACGAACATCATCGGCACCTACACGCTTCTTGAGGCGGCGCGTAAGCACGACATCCGCTTCCACCACATCTCGACCGACGAGGTCTATGGCGACCTCGAGCTGGACGACCCGGAGCGGTTCACCGAAAAGACTCCCTACAACCCGTCGAGCCCCTACTCGTCGACGAAGGCGGGCAGCGACCTTCTGGTGCGCGCATGGGTGCGCTCGTTCGGCGTGAAGGCCACGATCTCGAACTGCTCCAACAACTACGGGCCCTACCAGCACGTCGAGAAGTTCATCCCGCGCCAGATCACCAATGTGCTGCGCGGTGAGCGCCCCAAGCTGTATGGCACGGGCGAGAACGTGCGCGACTGGATCCACGCGAACGACCATTCCTCCGCTGTGCTCACGATTCTGGAGAAGGGCGTCATCGGCGAGACCTACCTCATCGGCGCCGACGGCGAGAAGAACAACACAGAGGTCATCGAGCTGATCCTCACCCTGCTCGGCCAGCCCGCCGACGCGTATGACCATGTGAACGACCGCCCTGGCCACGACCTTCGCTACGCGATCGACTCAACTCGACTGCGCACCGAACTCGGCTGGGCTCCGTCGTTCTCCGACTTCGAAGCTGGCCTTGCCGCGACCATCGAGTGGTACCGCGACAACGAGTCATGGTGGGCCCCGCAGAAGGATGCAACCGAAGCCCGGTACAAAGCTCAAGGTCAGTAG